One genomic window of Verrucomicrobiia bacterium includes the following:
- a CDS encoding phosphatidylserine decarboxylase family protein, with the protein MFTARTLLAGRWPILIFAALSAALPFLNCSVWLRVVLTGISALLLVFTISFFRDPQRAAPADPKAIVSPADGTIVEIRTVHEPYFLNGEATMVAIFLSVFDVHVQRAPIEGEIKFVKYNKGKFLDARNINASLENENRVIGIVAADGFRVTVRQIAGLIARRIVGWADPGTKLTRGERLGMIRFGSRVELFLPPGVKVTARVDDYAKGGETVLARRK; encoded by the coding sequence ATGTTTACCGCACGCACATTACTTGCCGGCAGGTGGCCGATCCTGATTTTTGCGGCGTTGAGCGCTGCGCTGCCATTTCTGAACTGCAGCGTTTGGCTGCGTGTGGTGCTGACAGGCATTTCGGCGTTGCTCCTGGTGTTCACCATTTCATTTTTCCGCGATCCCCAGCGCGCGGCGCCGGCGGACCCGAAGGCCATTGTTTCGCCCGCGGACGGCACGATTGTGGAGATCCGGACAGTCCACGAACCGTATTTCCTGAACGGCGAGGCAACGATGGTGGCGATTTTCCTGTCGGTCTTCGACGTTCACGTGCAACGCGCGCCAATCGAGGGTGAAATCAAGTTTGTGAAATACAATAAGGGCAAGTTTCTGGATGCCCGCAACATCAATGCGTCGCTGGAGAACGAAAACCGCGTGATCGGCATCGTCGCGGCGGACGGGTTTCGTGTGACGGTGCGGCAAATCGCGGGGTTGATCGCGCGACGTATCGTGGGCTGGGCTGATCCCGGCACGAAACTGACGCGTGGGGAGCGGTTGGGGATGATCCGGTTTGGCTCGCGCGTGGAGTTGTTCCTGCCGCCGGGCGTGAAAGTCACGGCGCGGGTGGATGACTATGCGAAAGGCGGTGAGACGGTCCTTGCCAGAAGAAAATGA
- the pssA gene encoding CDP-diacylglycerol--serine O-phosphatidyltransferase, with protein MPEENDKSTRPEGRPTKPVLSPENDERVQIYFLPNLLTAGNLACGFFALTWIFKYERALGFEPILIAIRLILAAFACDFLDGRLARLAKKESHFGREFDSLADIVSFGVAPAFLVYRIVLYQFERSGWLIAAIYLVCGGIRLARFNVLSMRPASHKGLEFVGFPIPSAAAVVVSVAMFMMWLVGHEHELGPSRYALAGLMVLLSILMVSNVRYPTFKYIDWTPARSVAAFAGAAVVGLLLVSEFEVTLAALFVSYLLYGLVRPWVSKRWRREIESDESEEGEDTLEG; from the coding sequence TTGCCAGAAGAAAATGACAAGTCCACGCGTCCGGAAGGGCGCCCGACGAAGCCCGTGCTTTCGCCGGAAAACGACGAGCGGGTGCAGATCTATTTCCTGCCCAACCTGCTGACCGCGGGCAACCTCGCCTGCGGGTTCTTCGCGCTGACGTGGATTTTCAAATACGAGCGTGCTCTCGGTTTCGAGCCGATCCTGATCGCCATTCGGTTGATCCTGGCGGCCTTCGCCTGCGACTTCCTCGACGGTCGACTGGCGCGGCTGGCGAAGAAGGAGTCGCACTTCGGACGCGAGTTCGATTCGTTGGCGGACATCGTGAGTTTCGGCGTCGCGCCGGCATTTTTGGTGTACCGCATTGTTCTCTATCAATTTGAAAGATCCGGCTGGCTGATTGCCGCGATCTACCTGGTGTGCGGCGGGATCCGGTTGGCGCGGTTCAATGTGCTGAGCATGCGGCCGGCGAGTCACAAAGGTCTCGAGTTTGTCGGGTTCCCCATTCCTTCCGCGGCCGCGGTGGTGGTGAGCGTGGCGATGTTCATGATGTGGCTGGTGGGCCATGAACATGAACTGGGGCCGTCGCGCTACGCCCTGGCCGGGTTGATGGTCCTGCTGTCAATCCTGATGGTCAGCAACGTGCGCTATCCGACCTTCAAATATATTGACTGGACGCCCGCGCGGTCGGTCGCGGCGTTTGCGGGCGCGGCGGTGGTGGGGTTGTTGCTGGTATCGGAGTTCGAGGTGACGTTGGCGGCGTTGTTCGTCAGCTACTTGTTGTACGGTCTCGTGCGACCCTGGGTGAGCAAACGCTGGCGACGCGAGATCGAATCGGACGAGTCGGAAGAAGGTGAGGACACCCTGGAGGGGTAA
- a CDS encoding LysE family transporter, whose product MEDLFQSILAGFVAGFVVAVPVGPVNLTVINQALRRGFGTAFLVGVGAMCAETVYASLMLWGHSSILDAPRVVRVMRIIAVVVIAAMGIRYLLFKSERMGDSADQARKLDERWHHPQSFFLGFALTISNLMLVVVWATVITLLFAHEWVVPTRASRMLCAMGVLTGGSTWFLLLAFFVSRAHRRVKDQTLTVLVRCCGVLFLGFAAWLAWKLFQH is encoded by the coding sequence GTGGAAGACTTGTTTCAGTCCATCCTTGCCGGATTCGTCGCCGGATTTGTTGTTGCCGTGCCGGTGGGACCGGTGAATCTCACCGTCATCAACCAGGCACTGCGGCGCGGATTTGGTACCGCCTTCCTAGTTGGCGTCGGCGCGATGTGCGCCGAGACGGTGTATGCGTCGTTAATGCTCTGGGGACACTCTTCGATTCTCGACGCGCCGCGCGTCGTGCGCGTAATGCGCATCATTGCGGTCGTGGTCATCGCCGCCATGGGCATCCGCTACCTGCTTTTCAAATCCGAGCGAATGGGCGACAGCGCTGATCAAGCCCGGAAACTTGACGAACGCTGGCATCATCCACAGTCGTTTTTCCTCGGGTTCGCGCTGACGATTTCGAACCTGATGTTGGTTGTCGTCTGGGCGACAGTGATCACATTGCTCTTCGCGCATGAATGGGTCGTCCCGACACGGGCGAGCCGGATGCTCTGCGCGATGGGTGTACTCACTGGCGGATCGACGTGGTTCCTGCTGCTGGCTTTCTTCGTATCGCGCGCGCATCGTCGCGTAAAGGACCAAACCCTGACCGTGCTGGTGCGCTGCTGCGGGGTGTTGTTTCTCGGTTTTGCCGCGTGGCTGGCCTGGAAGCTTTTCCAGCACTGA
- the lpxD gene encoding UDP-3-O-(3-hydroxymyristoyl)glucosamine N-acyltransferase produces MPITVQDLAAQIGGQVEGDANIQLTGIAPIPRAQVTEVTFAESARHCAAAERCAAAAVIAPLDAPASRKTLIRVKNPRAAFARALAIFCPPRPYPAQIHPTAQLGRNVRLGGGVFIGEYAVLRDNVTVGNRTVIEAQCVIGEGSSLGDDCLLHPNVTIYHDIRIGNRVAIHAGAVIGSDGFGYVQDGNERLKIPQVGNVIIEDDVEIGANAAIDRATMDSTIIKRWTKIDNLVQIAHNVTLGQNCLVISQAGVAGSVEIGDNVTLAGQAGIADHLKIGANSVVAAQSGVSEDLPPGSVVFGSPAQPIMQTKRQIIALRKLPDLLRKLAK; encoded by the coding sequence ATGCCCATCACCGTTCAAGATCTCGCGGCGCAGATTGGCGGTCAGGTTGAAGGCGACGCGAATATCCAACTTACCGGCATCGCCCCGATCCCGCGCGCGCAAGTCACCGAGGTCACATTCGCGGAAAGTGCCAGGCATTGTGCCGCCGCGGAAAGGTGTGCCGCCGCCGCCGTCATCGCCCCGCTCGACGCGCCCGCCTCGCGGAAGACGTTGATCCGTGTGAAGAATCCCCGCGCCGCGTTTGCGCGGGCCCTGGCGATCTTTTGTCCGCCGCGCCCGTACCCCGCACAGATCCATCCAACCGCGCAACTCGGCCGCAACGTACGTCTCGGTGGGGGCGTTTTCATCGGTGAGTACGCGGTGCTGCGCGACAACGTGACGGTGGGCAACCGCACGGTCATTGAAGCGCAGTGCGTCATCGGTGAAGGCAGTTCACTGGGCGACGATTGTCTGCTCCATCCCAATGTCACCATCTACCACGACATCCGCATCGGCAACCGCGTCGCCATTCACGCCGGCGCGGTGATCGGCAGCGACGGTTTCGGCTATGTGCAGGACGGCAACGAGCGGCTAAAGATACCGCAGGTCGGCAACGTGATCATCGAAGACGACGTCGAGATTGGCGCAAACGCGGCGATCGACCGCGCGACGATGGATTCCACGATCATCAAGCGCTGGACGAAGATCGACAATCTTGTGCAAATCGCGCACAACGTCACGCTCGGCCAGAACTGCCTCGTGATCTCGCAGGCGGGCGTCGCGGGCAGCGTGGAGATTGGCGACAACGTCACGCTGGCCGGCCAGGCCGGCATTGCCGACCATCTCAAAATTGGCGCGAACTCCGTGGTGGCCGCGCAAAGCGGTGTCTCCGAGGATTTGCCGCCGGGCTCGGTTGTATTCGGCTCGCCTGCGCAGCCGATCATGCAAACCAAACGCCAGATCATCGCGTTGCGGAAACTGCCGGACTTGTTGCGGAAACTCGCGAAGTAA
- a CDS encoding pilus assembly protein TadG-related protein: MLVTLFIFVLFGFTALSIDVANVYSQKHKAHDATDAAALAGVAKLAPSGSASDAITEAEVIANTNGVTHAEITASNTGTIEVGSWDGTNFTANTAPFNAVHVPAQRTVTNHFGRVVGFPLMTPVVDSIAEIGVHSVPYGIPSSALQPIGGTNTLQQWNPGNWGLVELCGPVPKNDPEPVITNGCFGSIGSTVPAVQGIPNKTANAFQDMYNSGQTVIVLPVTSDFQQGSSGGGDVTVQNFVIVQLLNAGSGSGSGWSINVQILGLGFDDLKRFGLGPVRSLVE; encoded by the coding sequence GTGCTGGTCACACTATTTATTTTCGTTCTGTTCGGGTTTACGGCCCTCTCCATTGATGTTGCCAATGTTTATAGCCAGAAACACAAAGCGCATGATGCCACAGACGCAGCAGCATTGGCCGGCGTGGCGAAGCTTGCCCCCAGCGGTAGCGCTTCGGACGCGATCACGGAAGCCGAAGTAATCGCCAATACCAATGGTGTCACGCATGCCGAGATTACAGCGAGCAACACCGGTACGATCGAGGTCGGCTCGTGGGATGGCACGAACTTTACGGCAAACACTGCTCCCTTCAATGCAGTACACGTCCCGGCACAGCGCACCGTAACCAACCACTTCGGCAGGGTCGTCGGGTTCCCATTGATGACTCCGGTTGTTGATTCCATCGCCGAAATTGGGGTGCACTCCGTACCCTATGGAATCCCGTCGAGCGCGCTCCAGCCCATCGGCGGCACGAACACACTGCAACAGTGGAATCCGGGAAACTGGGGACTTGTGGAACTGTGCGGGCCGGTACCAAAAAACGATCCAGAACCTGTCATCACCAACGGCTGTTTCGGCTCCATAGGCTCGACGGTCCCGGCGGTACAAGGCATCCCGAATAAGACAGCCAACGCATTTCAGGACATGTACAACAGCGGCCAGACGGTTATCGTATTGCCGGTCACCAGTGACTTCCAGCAAGGGAGCAGTGGCGGTGGCGATGTCACGGTACAGAATTTCGTTATCGTCCAACTCTTGAACGCCGGCTCAGGTTCGGGCAGCGGCTGGAGCATCAACGTCCAGATTCTGGGACTGGGCTTTGACGACCTCAAACGGTTTGGGTTGGGGCCTGTCAGAAGTTTGGTGGAGTAG
- a CDS encoding TadE/TadG family type IV pilus assembly protein, with protein sequence MKRKLKHISRRAPGRGESGHHLVEFALVVPVLALLLCGICQYGFIYAASMTVRNATMTAARYAILSVTNIPTIGQVQDFAEHAVAPMLDPTLATATVNTNVTVGGVGGATSVQIQYDLPLVIPWVLRVARGTNAPVSSISLTATTIMR encoded by the coding sequence ATGAAACGCAAACTGAAACACATTAGTCGGCGGGCCCCCGGAAGGGGGGAATCGGGTCACCACCTTGTCGAGTTTGCCCTGGTGGTACCGGTATTGGCATTGCTCCTGTGCGGTATTTGCCAATACGGTTTCATTTACGCCGCGAGCATGACGGTTCGAAATGCAACAATGACCGCCGCTCGGTATGCGATCCTGTCTGTAACCAATATTCCGACCATCGGTCAAGTCCAGGACTTCGCGGAGCACGCGGTTGCGCCGATGCTCGACCCCACTTTGGCAACGGCGACCGTGAATACCAATGTCACAGTCGGTGGCGTCGGCGGGGCGACGAGCGTACAAATTCAGTACGATCTGCCACTGGTCATTCCCTGGGTCCTCCGTGTCGCTAGAGGCACTAATGCTCCGGTTAGTTCCATCAGCTTGACCGCAACGACCATCATGAGATAA
- a CDS encoding TadE family protein, which translates to MDGQKYGSCRKSRRRQSGSSLVEFSLVVVPLMLLLFGIIQFGFIFAAYMTVRNATVITARWANLQVTPPRTVDDIKAFAKLQVQPMLNPNNVTAVNVSQTNVTSGVTNTSVEIQYNLRLIIPWVVHGSNAPNTYLVKATSIMR; encoded by the coding sequence ATGGATGGACAAAAATACGGTAGTTGCAGAAAGTCGCGCAGACGGCAATCGGGTTCGTCGCTTGTCGAGTTTTCCCTGGTCGTGGTGCCACTGATGTTGCTGTTGTTTGGCATTATCCAATTCGGATTCATTTTCGCCGCGTACATGACGGTTCGAAATGCAACGGTCATAACTGCTCGATGGGCAAACTTACAGGTAACTCCGCCGCGTACCGTCGATGATATCAAGGCCTTCGCGAAACTACAGGTTCAGCCGATGTTGAATCCCAATAACGTGACCGCGGTCAACGTTAGTCAAACGAACGTTACGTCCGGCGTTACCAATACGAGTGTGGAGATCCAATATAACCTCCGTCTGATTATTCCGTGGGTCGTCCATGGCAGTAATGCTCCGAATACTTACCTCGTGAAGGCGACCAGCATCATGAGGTAA